One region of Dysidea avara chromosome 1, odDysAvar1.4, whole genome shotgun sequence genomic DNA includes:
- the LOC136249666 gene encoding uncharacterized protein — protein sequence MLNCPAMYEEIMRGHQRSDELLEDFCDSPKFKYRPLFGSHHNTLQIFLFFDECKLCNPLGSFRKKHKISCYYYTIGNICPMYQSTLEAIQLLCLVEAPLLGEYGHDKILEPAIKDIKQLEKGCAFNTCEGLVKFYGTIATVSGDNPVSSAVAGFKESSAAYRLCRQCLTTKPEIQLKFHEKYFDLRTPLTHQDHCQLLKDNPTIRDHYSMALGVNRESILNSLVYFDVADECVLPDLMHDMLEGYLPYKTKLMLNYFISIGLFSNDDINNLMSNFDYGFESISIPSPLTSTILQSADKTRIGQTASQMWTLGRMLPVMIGHFIPQDDEHWLHYIQLLDIVDLIFAPTVNPETPGYLEVLIEENLE from the exons ATGCTTAACTGCCCTGCCATGTATGAAGAG ATTATGAGAGGACATCAACGCTCTGATGAATTATTGGAAGATTTTTGTGATTCTCCTAAATTTAAATACCGTCCATTGTTTGGTTCACATCACAATACTCTTCAAATTTTCTTGTTCTTTGATGAATGTAAACTATGCAACCCACTCGGGTCCTTTCGTAAGAAGCACAAAATAA GTTGCTACTACTATACGATAGGAAACATATGTCCGATGTACCAGTCTACTTTGGAAGCAATTCAATTATTGTGTTTGGTTGAAGCTCCGCTGCTGGGAGAGTATGGACATGACAAAATACTAGAACCAGCCATTAAAGATATCAAACAGCTAGAAAAG GGCTGTGCTTTTAATACATGTGAAGGCTTGGTAAAGTTCTATGGAACAATTGCTACAGTTTCAGGAGACAACCCAGTAAGCAGTGCTGTGGCAGGATTTAAAGAAAGCTCAGCTGCTTATAGACTATGTAGACAATGTTTGACCACAAAGCCAGAAATTCAACTAAAG TTTCATGAGAAATATTTCGATCTTCGAACACCGTTGACCCATCAGGACCACTGCCAACTTTTGAAAGACAATCCTACTATCAGAGATCATTACTCCATGGCTTTAGGAGTTAACAGAGAATCAATTCTCAACTCGTTGGTGTATTTTGATGTAGCAGATGAATGTGTGCTACCTGATCTGATGCATGATATGTTAGAAGGATATTTACCCTACAAAACTAAATTAATGCTGAATTACTTTATAAG TATCGGGTTATTCAGCAATGATGATATAAACAATCTTATGTCCAACTTTGATTATGGATTTGAATCAATTTCTATTCCTTCTCCATTGACATCAACTATCCTGCAGTCTGCTGATAAAACTCGTATTGGACAGACAG CTTCGCAAATGTGGACACTGGGAAGGATGCTTCCTGTGATGATAGGACATTTTATACCACAAGATGATGAACACTGGCTGCACTATATACAATTACTCGACATAGTGGATTTGATATTTGCGCCAACTGTAAATCCTGAGACTCCTGGATATTTGGAAGTTTTAATTGAAGAAAACCTTGAGTAA
- the LOC136261582 gene encoding uncharacterized protein: MEDDILQPQSRESHNIMVGEELEEPSLLSNEEADVQIFTIVETSQNLNQGPSLQASITSNVPDYFEGWEEDFIAPTQFSERTMTILSSGVLSKSARTEIIQATTAKMLNFCKYPTAHQYSIVAKKIVTNLLNGKKDSIGTGFGSWAKGLETRFRNIRRKPRSSSVGLEFFPPTKKKKIGTHSCPQLSALLDDETYGIHLKEIEKQWAKKTRSKSVLSSLMAETSANRCKWIVDQKPSVMEVIKKFPALKTFEMLLVDFASITHMQDPMNSFMAKWNIWIPKIYQKVKLEAGLHRKTYLSFLPLLSQYADKSIEDIYGRIDMQCYLIMRYGIISRHRSRHFGALALLTKAIKQQNA, translated from the exons ATGGAGGATGATATATTACAACCTCAAAGTAGAGAAAGTCATAATATTATGGTTGGCGAAGAGCTGGAAGAGCCGAGCCTTCTATCCAATGAAGAAGCTGATGTACAAATTTTTACcatagtagaaacaagccagaATTTGAATCAA GGACCATCACTGCAAGCTAGCATAACATCCAATGTGCCAGATTACTTTGAAGGGTGGGAGGAAGATTTCATTGCACCGACTCAATTTTCAGAGCGTACCATGACTATTTTGTCATCTGGAGTATTGTCTAAGTCTGCTAGAACAGAAATCATACAAGCTACTACAGCAAAAATGCTTAATTTCTGCAAGTATCCTACAGCACATCAGTATAGCATAGTTGCCAAAAAAATTGTTACTAATCTACTGAATGGAAAGAAGGACAGTATTGGCACAGGATTT gggtcgTGGGCTAAGGGCTTGGAAACTCGGTTCCGCAACATCCGACGCAAACCACGTTCTTCATCTGTTGGGCTTGAATTTTTTCCACCTACTAAAAAGAAGAAGATAGGAACTCACTCATGCCCTCAATTGTCAGCATTGCTAGATGATGAAACATACGGTATACATTTAAAGGAAATAGAGAAACAATGGGCTAAGAAAACCAGATCTAAAAGTGTTCTTTCATCTCTAATGGCTGAAACAAGTGCAAACAGGTGCAAGTGGATTGTTGACCAAAAGCCATCTGTTATGGAAGtcatcaaaaaatttcctgcaCTTAAAACTTTTGAAATG CTTTTGGTGGACTTTGCATCCATTACCCATATGCAGGACCCTATGAACAGTTTTATGGCTAAATGGAATATCTGGATTCCCAAAATTTACCAAAAGGTGAAATTGGAGGCTGGATTACACAGGAAAACATATTTGTCTTTTCTACCTTTATTATCACAATATGCAGACAAATCAATTGAAGATATTTATGGACGTATAGACATGCAATGCTACTTAATAATGCGGTATGGTATAATTTCTCGACACAGATCCAGACATTTTGGTGCTCTTGCTTTGCTTACGAAAGCTATTAAACAGCAAAATGCCTAA